The Mytilus edulis chromosome 5, xbMytEdul2.2, whole genome shotgun sequence genomic interval CaaaagcccttatgtgtaacaaaagaaaaaatataaaaagaaattaaaaaaaaaattacctgcCAGACAATCTCCGACCTTAGTGTGGTTGGTAGGCTTTACACAAACAGGACGCCCTTTTTATAGTTGATGCGACAAATACGTCTACTTTGGACACCATTGTATTTAGATATTTATCTAACTTTTATACCTGTATCATTATTATGCATACTAGAACCAACATTGcaatataaaacagtatttttaatgtcaaattcattCGTATTTATTCATATCTTGGTAAAAGAACCGTATTTTCATATCAGAATAGAAACGTCAAAAATGACGTCAGTTACCGCTCTTGCATACAGCGTATGTAATTTTCAATCGAAGAAACAACATAATAAtgttgtataaagtaaaataaaataaatttcgtAACCTTGCAgtttcaaattatttcaaaattcaaaaaaggtgTGAACTTTGATAAATTTTCGCGTCTGACCTTTGCCCCggattaaaaaatatatgcacCATATTTCACTTTTACGACCAGGCAAAATGAATTCTACACACTTTTCTTTTTCCAAAGATATATAATTAAGCAGggtgcattaaaaatatttttttaggtcTAAATGTCACTCGCCTTATAAGAGTCCTCGaaatgacaaaatttttaaatatcgGATATTTGCAACATTTCTCTTTTTGCACGGTAGATTTTCTAACATATTTGAACGATTATTTAATTGTCCAATGTAAGAGACAAACCGAAATCAAAAGCGTATACGGAAACAATCCCGCAATCAGCTGAAAATCTAGACCAAGAAGTCTAAAACGTACGCAAATGCATTCATGATCAAATAATATGTCTTATGTCCAGTCAGAGAAAAGCTTAATAAGTACATGTTTGGTGTGAACAGTCCAATGAAGCATAATATTGAAAGTAATAGAACATAGGTTGTATTCcaattattttacaaatgttatttttaatttgtacgaagttggaaaaatatattccctGATATAAGATAATTAAAATAACTGAATACTTGAATAGGTATAATGATGTATCGTGTAACATATACACATTTAATTTCTGTTACTATTGATAAAGAAATGGTTTTAAGTGGGATAGCGGGTGTACCATTCAGGTAACAATCCTTTAATTTATTTAGAAGATGTAGTACTTTTCTGTTTGACAACGAAATAATTATCATTTGAAGACCAACTGACTGGTGTCATCAACTAAAGATCACTTTTCCTGcttcaaaaataagcaaatatcaTTTTGTATAGTAAGTTATATATGTTCTGTATAGCTTATATGCAATTCCATTTTACGAAATACGAAAATATTTAGTGTTCTACGATAAAATACGAACACAGTTCACAAACCATACCATACGTTATTTATTGTTGTACGAAATATCCTAAAAATAACCATGCTTTCTTCATATTCAGTGGAATATTTTCTTTcgaaatgtcaaaatatattgttaCGCTATCGTATTTATTTCTACACGCtatttccaaattaaaaaaatattgatcaatCCGGAATATAATATATAGAAAATACTACATTAACTGACAGACAAATTCCTGGAAGTCAAGGTAAAACAACTATGTACTGATGGTATTTTGTTCACAGTGTAGTAATTTTGATTTGTTACATTTTAGTCTAACAAATAATTATTAGTCCTTGATTTTCAGAATGTTTTCATTCAGCTTTGCAACTGTTATTGCTGCCTTTGTAGTCACTGTATATGGACATGATTGTAACGAATACAACTTGACACCATCAGACCAGTCTCTCATTGATATGATGAAGCATTACTTGCATACCTCCAGGAAGGCGGACTGTCCTGTAACACCTTCAAAACAGGGTAAGTATTTGTTGAGGGTAAAAACTAAAATTTGATTTGCTTTTTTGATGGTATCGGAATTATACTGAATTATTCATGATTTACGATCAATCCTAATCGTAAGTGATTTTGTGAAATAAGTGTTACTAAATGCAATTGTAGTTATCCAATATTCAAATCTTTATACGTTTATTATGAGGCAAATCAAAATCTAAAcaaaaaaactgaagaaaaataCATAAACTCCCAAAGCAGAAAGACCGAAATCGCCGACACAGTAAGACTCTCCTGCTATGCCTAAATCCTCCTCCATGTGAAATCAATGCACATTCACTGAAAATGTCTTAATCGGGAACAAGACACAATCAATAACATAACAGAACAGACGACTAGACTGGTACATAAGTAAAAACATAAGACCGCGAaagcattttttattatttaaaatgaaactGCTGGGAGTTATTATACAATGTATAACGAAtttgtgttgttttttcttttaatatatattttatgtattttaatacCAAAAAGAGTTATCTGTATTTGCGTTCAATCCTAATTGTTAATGATAGTGAATGACAAGCACGTAAAAGTTTAGTCGTATTTTCACTACCGTATTGGATACACAGGACTAAGCATTTGTACATTATTTGTATTACCGTTTTATACTATAAATTAATACTATGCTGTTCATATTTAAGATATTGGTGTGACATATGTTAGATGGGGGAAGAAAACTTGTCCTGCACATGCGGAAATTGTCTATGCaggtatgttttttaaattattattatcattttaacTTAATTAACTCTTGACATTTTCTTACAGATGAACGAAAGCTCAGGACATTTTAACTCGATTGTTTTTCTCTTATTAAGGTGGTATATGAGTCTAAATTAacaatgatagaatttgttcatattttgccAAAACTTAGTGTCGTTTTAtcaatgttcaaaaatataataaaaataatagtcaccgcgcattttcttaAGCTACAGGttatgacacattttgtatggattctACAAGAAAAAACATCAGTATGTGATTTGAAGCTAAACttaatgatagaattgtaaaaaaaatggctttcagaaaatgctttgagaatatcaaagaaaagatagggtcaccgtgcgTTTTTCCGGCTAGAAttcaaaatagcaaaattccataaagattccttcagaaaatgcactaatTCAGAGTTACTTatccttaaaatgtcaatttaaaatgcattaaaaatcaAGCTAGAATAATttacacttgtaaaaatattaatatttataagttataatcttACAAATTTGTTCTTTTACATGCAAACTCACATTTGTTAACTGCATTCCTGAATCAATTTTGGAAACTTGATTGAATATCTGGAACTTAGATTCTCTGTGTTTtcacaatccaagatggcgaaagacacccataccaccttaatgtaTAATTATGTGCATGTTGATTAAACTCTGTACCTATATATGTTTCCATGGATTTAAGATATCTTCAAAATCTTgtcttgttttaatttattgGTTAAATCTCATCAAATAATACGACAAATTTCTGTTAATTCATAACACAAGTAATCTAGTTCCCCTAGAGTAGATCTGATACTTGTTTAAAGATTAGTGTTTTATAAAACAGTGTATGTCTGGTTTATGTTAAAGATATGTCCTGACTAGGCCTTGAAAGATACAAGGTTATTGAAACAGATCTTTCTAACATAAAACACATGCATTCGCAACTCTAATGCTTTTGTAACAAACCTACAATGTtggaacatttacatattcatagTATGTGTCAGATTTATCACTTCACTATGAATTTAATGAGGAATAGAGTCCGAATTCTTTGAACGAATTGTAAATGTGGTACCGTATATGACGCATGATTTGTTTATTCTTCAAGATTCACATAAGATTACTGACATTTTTTTTGCGACGTTCTTGTTGCTCAGTCCTTAGTTTTTTATGTGGTGTTTAATACACTATTGACTGTTTGTGATTTCCGTTTTTCCAATGATTTTGTCTATTTATATCAACTTACAAATTTTGATAGTCCCTTTGGTATTCATTTCCTAAGACTTATATGTTACACTGGCGGGTGTGAACttattcttttctattttgtgaCTAGCAGGGTCATGATTTTTAAGAATATTTGtcttaaaaaagttttatttttttatcaaaagatgGCTTTGAGTATCCAATTTAAACTTGACATAGCTGGTGCAAAACATGTTACTGTGTTGTTCACCTTACTACTATGGCTTTCAAACTGTAAAGTTAAATGCTGAACATTTTATAACATTATGTAATCAATCACTTTCTTTTTCTCTCAGTTCcatgaaaatatatttgtaatactTGGTACAATCTGCAAAACGGAATAAAAGTCGATTGTATTGTCTCCCCTCCTTGTATGgcataaaattttaatacacatGTTAACGCTATACTTGTCATTCTTACTTACAAATAGATAATCTGAACTGAATTTCTATTATTTAAGATTACTTTCAACTTATGCAGGTCAGGCTGGAGGTAATATTTATACTAACAAAGGAGGAGGTTCAAATTACCTCTGTTTACCCAGTGACCCTGAAAATGGTAAAGAATACTCCTATGCTAATGATGGACTATATGGTGCAGAGTATGAGATAACTTCCAGCACTAAACCATCCGGTTTACCTACTAGTTTGTATGAAAAAGAGGTCATATGTTCCGTGTGCAGGCGAAAAGGGAAagtttctgttttaatgatacCAGGTAGTTttgttattaacatttattttgttccttaacttgaaaagttaaataatttttttttaattaattggtACATCATTAACCTAGATCGTTACATGATATTGTTATATGATATTGTTGATTATAATGTTACACTTAAATTAATCTTGAAAGCAACGGCTTCAAATGATGCTTTGTTCTGCATTATTGCagtcatttattcaaaataaaaagtacaaatgtGTTCTTATATagatattaaacttttttttattgtgacctttttttaatttaggaaGGAAGTCCTGCTACAAAGGATGGCAATCCGAGTACAGTGGTTTCTTGATGAGTGAACATAAGAATCATAACAATAAAGACTTTATCTGTATGGACGGAGA includes:
- the LOC139524313 gene encoding short-chain collagen C4-like, whose product is MFSFSFATVIAAFVVTVYGHDCNEYNLTPSDQSLIDMMKHYLHTSRKADCPVTPSKQDIGVTYVRWGKKTCPAHAEIVYAGQAGGNIYTNKGGGSNYLCLPSDPENGKEYSYANDGLYGAEYEITSSTKPSGLPTSLYEKEVICSVCRRKGKVSVLMIPGRKSCYKGWQSEYSGFLMSEHKNHNNKDFICMDGEAKPLDDRKADENGALLYPVRAKCGSLRCPPYKDNTEVLCTVCTK